In Anaerolineales bacterium, one DNA window encodes the following:
- a CDS encoding HPF/RaiA family ribosome-associated protein produces MDKDNFPIEFNNEIDDVKKSENEYYSLAVDRLSTLAEGYNDISGAAVNLKQPAQGRQTAHVYEVTIVVYMGSDHIAATEMGEQFKSTLDGALDAVERQVRERRKQQRNY; encoded by the coding sequence ATGGACAAGGATAATTTCCCCATCGAGTTTAATAATGAAATTGATGATGTGAAAAAAAGCGAGAACGAATATTACAGCCTGGCCGTGGACCGGCTTAGTACATTGGCGGAGGGGTACAACGATATTTCAGGTGCGGCTGTTAACTTGAAGCAACCTGCCCAGGGACGTCAGACAGCGCATGTATACGAAGTGACGATTGTCGTCTATATGGGATCGGATCATATCGCAGCCACCGAAATGGGAGAGCAGTTTAAATCCACACTGGATGGCGCCCTGGATGCGGTTGAACGGCAGGTTCGTGAACGGCGTAAACAACAGCGAAACTACTAA
- a CDS encoding dodecin family protein, translating into MSVAKVSEIIVSSPKSFDDAIKIGVARAQKTLRNLKSAWVEGQQIKLDDKGNITEYRVQLKVTFIIDD; encoded by the coding sequence ATGTCAGTTGCAAAAGTAAGTGAGATCATCGTATCTTCCCCAAAGAGTTTTGACGATGCAATAAAGATCGGTGTGGCGCGCGCTCAAAAAACACTCCGCAATCTTAAGTCCGCCTGGGTTGAGGGTCAGCAGATCAAGTTGGACGACAAGGGAAATATCACGGAATACCGCGTCCAGTTGAAGGTCACGTTTATTATTGACGACTGA
- a CDS encoding GlsB/YeaQ/YmgE family stress response membrane protein, with protein sequence MINFLIWIMVGAALGWVASLIMKTNSRQGLIADIIVGIVGAFVAGLFLSPFFNVGTINEGDFSLPALLVSLGGAVILLAISKLFRNVAGFLVVVILVLLVYIYFSCWQMESNSLFCASIRLLPFLP encoded by the coding sequence ATGATCAACTTCCTTATATGGATCATGGTAGGGGCTGCGCTCGGCTGGGTCGCCAGCCTGATCATGAAGACCAACAGCCGCCAGGGACTGATCGCCGATATTATCGTCGGCATCGTGGGCGCGTTCGTGGCGGGACTCTTTCTAAGCCCATTCTTCAACGTTGGCACGATCAACGAAGGTGACTTCAGCCTGCCTGCCTTGCTGGTGTCGCTGGGCGGGGCGGTCATCCTGCTGGCGATCTCCAAGCTGTTTCGCAATGTGGCCGGGTTCCTGGTGGTCGTGATCCTGGTGCTGCTGGTCTACATCTATTTCAGCTGCTGGCAGATGGAATCGAACTCCCTGTTTTGCGCCTCCATCAGGCTCCTGCCATTTCTGCCATAG
- a CDS encoding response regulator: MTRVYIADAKAKERSALRLVLQDLNMDVVGEAADWTTTLAQAPIHRTDMLLIDWDLLPDSPTTALNELRRACPAALVIILISHLDARQQAALSAGADAFISKEETPERVAGRLRSIAAGVRSI; the protein is encoded by the coding sequence ATGACCCGCGTATATATTGCCGATGCAAAAGCCAAGGAACGATCCGCCCTGCGTCTGGTACTCCAGGATCTGAATATGGATGTCGTTGGCGAAGCTGCTGACTGGACAACCACGCTGGCGCAAGCCCCGATCCATCGTACGGATATGTTGTTGATCGATTGGGATTTGCTCCCCGACTCGCCTACGACGGCTTTGAATGAACTCCGCAGGGCTTGCCCGGCCGCGCTGGTCATTATTCTCATCAGTCATTTGGATGCCCGTCAGCAAGCCGCGCTCTCTGCCGGCGCCGATGCGTTTATCAGCAAAGAAGAGACGCCGGAGCGTGTGGCGGGACGTCTGCGTTCCATCGCAGCAGGCGTTCGTTCCATCTGA
- a CDS encoding CsbD family protein, which yields MNKDIVEGKWKQMRGEAKAWWGKLTDDDLDRAAGKFEILAGILQEKYGYTREAAADEIDKRVTEYEAGLKGKTEPTSAK from the coding sequence ATGAACAAAGATATTGTAGAAGGCAAGTGGAAACAAATGCGAGGCGAGGCGAAAGCATGGTGGGGCAAACTCACCGATGACGACCTTGACCGCGCGGCCGGCAAGTTTGAAATCCTGGCCGGCATACTTCAGGAGAAGTACGGCTATACCCGTGAAGCCGCCGCCGATGAGATCGACAAGCGTGTGACGGAATACGAGGCTGGTCTGAAAGGTAAAACCGAACCCACCTCCGCCAAATAG
- a CDS encoding GlsB/YeaQ/YmgE family stress response membrane protein → MNLIIYLIAGAIVGYVASRIMRTDSQQGLLLDIVVGVIGAFLAGYFISPLLGVGTINDAITLPTMLVTLLGSVVLLWIFKQVRR, encoded by the coding sequence ATGAACCTGATCATCTATCTTATTGCGGGTGCGATCGTTGGCTATGTTGCCAGCAGGATCATGCGAACGGATTCACAACAAGGCTTGCTGCTCGACATCGTTGTAGGTGTCATTGGCGCCTTCCTGGCTGGTTACTTCATCAGCCCTCTGTTGGGCGTTGGAACGATCAATGACGCCATCACCCTGCCGACCATGCTGGTGACCCTGCTTGGTTCCGTCGTTCTGTTATGGATTTTCAAGCAGGTCCGCCGCTAA
- a CDS encoding YggT family protein yields MSNENRVSETRTTQSEPEREQRILSFKLNQLVWLLFGILEAMIALRIGLKLIGANPESPIVALIYGLTFLFLFPFEGLVASPTAGNMVLELSSLFAMLIYALIAWAVERVVWLILYRPRGPVVAVTETSTSESHTPR; encoded by the coding sequence ATGTCAAATGAAAATAGAGTATCGGAAACCAGGACGACCCAAAGCGAGCCGGAACGGGAACAGCGCATCTTAAGCTTTAAGCTGAATCAATTGGTCTGGCTGCTGTTTGGGATCCTCGAGGCTATGATCGCGCTCCGCATCGGACTTAAGTTGATCGGCGCCAACCCGGAAAGCCCGATCGTCGCCCTGATCTATGGATTAACCTTCCTGTTCCTGTTCCCCTTTGAAGGTCTGGTCGCCTCCCCCACGGCCGGCAATATGGTGCTTGAGCTTTCCTCCCTGTTTGCCATGCTGATCTACGCGCTGATCGCCTGGGCTGTTGAGAGGGTGGTCTGGTTGATCCTTTACCGTCCGCGCGGACCCGTGGTGGCAGTGACCGAAACCAGCACCAGCGAGAGCCATACTCCCCGCTAA
- a CDS encoding YtxH domain-containing protein — MNNEYQEYKHPTSNFMSVFVGMLVGGLAGAVTMLLLAPQSGKETREQIQKKGIQLRDRTADMVEDTMAQVRLNANKITVGGREKIRELKQQGQELVAEQLDHVSEAAQAGKKAIQGS; from the coding sequence ATGAACAACGAATATCAGGAATACAAGCACCCCACAAGTAATTTCATGAGCGTTTTTGTTGGGATGCTGGTCGGCGGATTGGCTGGCGCTGTGACGATGCTGCTGCTGGCCCCGCAATCTGGAAAAGAGACCCGCGAGCAGATCCAGAAAAAAGGCATCCAACTGCGCGACCGCACCGCCGACATGGTCGAAGATACCATGGCGCAGGTACGTTTGAACGCAAACAAGATCACGGTCGGCGGACGCGAGAAGATCAGGGAATTAAAACAACAGGGCCAGGAGCTGGTGGCCGAGCAATTGGACCATGTTTCCGAAGCCGCACAAGCCGGCAAGAAGGCGATTCAAGGTTCCTAA